A stretch of DNA from Electrophorus electricus isolate fEleEle1 chromosome 18, fEleEle1.pri, whole genome shotgun sequence:
aagttatagaATTCTAAAAGCATGAGGAACTGAATCTTAATTTCTTTGTAAAGTAACTTGCCTTATATTTCTGTTATTATTTAATAGCATTTGTATTACCTTTAAGTTTTACACTTCAGTCAGGGACTGAAAAATTGGCAAATTGCACTGCAACTGTACTTTTTTCTAGAAATTATGATCTATGTATTTTCTAGAATTTACAGAAAGCCTTTAGTCATTCtagtatttttgtttgtttagatggCCCTTTTATAAATCAATAATGTAAAAGTACTATGGACATTGCATGTATGTAGGTAATGTTctgcggtaaggaggtggacgcatgtgcagagaagagcaagttttattatgggcaaatccagagtcataatTGTTTGAACAGTCCAGACTCATAGAGCCAGCATGTAGAGTCAAGGAATACATAGCTaaccaaaaggaaacaaaacacacgacgAGAGAGGGGAAGCTGGCTAAAACGAAGAGGCTAGGAACAAATGAAAGCTAAAAAATgaacttacctgtgattatCTTTGTGGAGagacttccatgttgttttggagggaatAGAAAACGTAGCCTGTGttgaaggggacttttatggggaattttCCCACCCAAAGATAGGTGACATCTGTTCTTCccattataatataaatataaatataaatatatatatatatatatatatatatatatatatatatatatatatatatatatttttttttttttattatttttttttatttttttttgcggcagcaaagcaggatgcggggatgagccgtgtctaacacaacaaacatttatttcaaacaaagaCGACAACATGGTTAGTGAactaacctggttcaaacatcGACGCCACCTATACTTAGGAGATGTTTGGGGGGAGCAGCCATAACGTAATAACctcttgttttaaaaagtgtcatATATTAACCAAAACATTCAACATTTCTGAAGTTTAGAAATTTGGGTTTCACATTTACTTGACAAGGGTTATTTTCCTAAAATTTATTAATTCCTTTTCTGAAGTGAAATTTTATGTCTAATTCtttgtaataatatttatattgacttcaattatatattatttgccTTGTgcacaaattcaaaaatatatttatcacaAACTCCACAATGATAATCATCTAAATAAAGTGTTACTGATTAATGTATGACTGGAATGTGAGTAGATCAGACTGGGTTTTTAAATATCTCATTGTTTTTCTCACTAATTTGAATGTATGGATAACTTGAATCATCATGATGATTAATCAAAATGCAGCTGTAGATTGTGTATCTACATTTTTCTAGAACAGCCACAGATTATGCAGATATATGGAAATGTAATTTTGACTAGCAAAGATGAATTACTGATATCTCCAACTTGTGACAGGTTTCAAGCTTAGACATCAGCTTTCTGAACTCACCGACCATCTTCTGCTTTGACTCCTTCTTCACTGAATCATGGCAGAGATAAACTCTTTCTGACACGTTTGTGCAAGAGGCAAAGACAAAAGAAGATCATCTTCTCTCTGattatgcatttattaacatgcaCCTTCACCAGCCTTTGAAAAGGCTACAGAGCAAGCAAATCTCAGAGAACAAAAGgatagatgaaaaaaaaaccaccccctttttttttgctaactTGTTTTGCTAACGTGTTTATGCTATATaccaaaaatattgtttaagtAATATGTATTTCCCTGCTGGCAAATATGCTATCATATCATTTGTCTTAGCTGATGGTAGAgtatttttgtatctttttcATTGACAATTATGTATGTCATTGTCCATACCAAATGTTGATTGTAACCACTAGTGCCAGGCGGATCCCTCAAATATTCATCAGCCCTGAAGTAAGGTGTTAAAGTACAATCATTACAGTCATTTAATATATGTAGTATATCAATGCCTCTGCAGGATGGGATACTGAAGGGTTACATATTTTAACTTAATCTGAATCCTTTTCAAATTGAAGAGGACACCAGGGAAGAAGCTGAAATGTCTTCAGTTAttctgtaagaaaaaaaaaagagcagtcAATAGCAGTGACGAGAAAGATGATTTTCTCAACAATGTCCTTACTGTTCAAATTATTGAAAGAGTTAAAGGAAGAAAGTAAAccttgaagtgtgtgtgtgtgtgtgtgtgtgtgtgtgtgtgtgtgtgtgtgtgtgtgtatatatatatatatatatatatatatatatatatagttgtctGAAGTACATTTTAGCCAGATGCTACATATGTACATTGGTATCTCTGAACCACACCTGACAACCAAAACCCCTCCCAACATGTTGTCACACCACATAACTGTGCATAATCCTCCCCAAAGCATAAATATTGCAGATGGTATCTTTCTCCAAAAAATATTGAAAGGTATGAGCTGTTTAGAATTTTTCATGCTATCAATTTTTCACCAATTAGATTTCACTCTGGCTAATCAGAGATGCATTTTACTGCTGAGTGTAAATACCCATGATTAAAATCTTATCAAGAAAATCTACAAACAATTTGCATAATTGAACAGGTGTAAACAGGGTCTAAGCCACTTCGGTGGTAAACTGACAGCAGTGAACAATATAAATGGGTGATGACAAAAGAGAAACTCACTGTGCACCACACAGGAATATTTAATGCTCAGGTACTTGTAAGTGCCATAACAGGGATCAGAGAAGATAGAGTTTGTGGCAGATACTACACAGCTGCTCTTGCCGTCACATCTgtggagggaaaaaatgtaatgagaaataaaaaaaactcaatgaaaaaaaaaaaagtcgatTTCCATTGTTAATTATTACTTTATAATATCCACCTGGATCTTTGTTCTTACCTCATTTTGATTACCTTTGCACTGATGATAGTCATGGACTTATATGTTTGGATTTTGCACTGCCACATTTGTGCAGtggctaaaaatgtattttctagtatttgtaaaatgttattcTATCATTTGAGTATTTAGATAGATTAAGAAAGTCTAGTCATTCTAGTATGTGAGATTCTAGTATTGTTTTCTCCATTTAGATTGGCCCTTTAGAAATGAATATAAAAGTACGATGGTCATACATTGAATTTGAAGTTTAGTTGGACTCACCTGTTTGTAACCTCAGACAATGTGTTGGTTGCATAACAGTCGGTTTTAGCGATTTGGCTGCTGGGTCGTCCAGCAGAGCACGTTGTGGAATCAGTTCGGCCATAGTTAGCACTGACGATATTCAAAACACCAGCTCCTACAATTTAAGGAGTTTAGTATAAAAACAGGTTACTATGATTGAGGAAAGCAGCAGTAAAATATATGAAGATAGCTTACATCCTGTACAGTACCTTGCAGTGTGCATGgtactgcatgtgtgcaaatgtgtgcacaGATCAGTTGCAAAAATGAGATAAGCAGTGCTGGGAGAGTAAGTCTGCACTGAAAGaattctgtgtatgtttggaaaCCATCGTTACTTAAGTTTCCTTATAAcataacaattatttaaatgattgtaaTAGTTTGGGAGAAAGCCCACATCTTAACTTCCTGCCTCCTATGTAACTTCCTATACATACCCAACttcccctctgacctctgtgtcaaACTTTGTGCACCCCAACCATCCCATCACCTGTGCTTCTCCTCATCTCCTGCACTTATCCATCGGTTCTTTACCCAAAGTGAGATCTGGCTTTTTGACACAAAGCAGAACTCCAGCTCCAGTGCTCGGAGTTCCTTTCCCCctctacagttatacagtttaCTCCTCAAACTGTATCTGATTAAGTAAAGGCATGGTCTGCACTCACAAACAGTGGGAGGTACTGAGTTATTGTCTCATCATCTTGAATACATgaaatacatgtatattattaaaaacagacaTCTTTACTCAGTTTTTCTTGAATGTGCTTTATAGTTGGATTTAATAGGACATTGTCTCATAATCTTGATCATATAAGGGGATACATGTCAAAGAGAAGCCTTTACCAACCACATGTCAGAACAGCATTATTTCCTTCACAGGTCACACTGGTCTCTACAGgacacagaaaccacagcagaaataattgtttaattcctGTTAAATGTGACAATCCAAGACAAAGTTACATTTCTGTAAACATTTACCCTTGTTTGCGTTTAGTCATAGTTCAAAAATGCTAAAAGCCAAGGTAGATTTTCTTTGCCAAAGATTGTAGATCTAGATTGTAATGAGGCAAATTTTTAAACAAGACCTTTTGTTGTATGTGGAGAATACAAACAATTTGCATAATTGAACAGGTGTAAACAGGGTCTAAGCCACTTCGGTGGTAAACTGAGAGCAGTGAACAATATAAATGGGTGATGACAAAAGAGAAACTCACTGTGCACCACACAGGAATGTTTAATTCTCAGGTACTTGTAAGTGCCATAACAGGGGTCAGAGAAGATAGAGTTTGCGGCAGGTACTACACAGCTGCTCTTGCCTTCACATCTgtggagggaaaaaatgtaatgagaaataaaaaaaactcaatgaaaaaaaaaattcaatttccATTGTTAATTATTACTTTATAATATCCACCTGGATCTTTGTTCTTACCTCATTTTGATCACCTTTGCACTGATGATAGTCATGGACTTATATGTTTGGATTTTGCACTGCCACGTTTGTGCAGtggctaaaaatgtattttctagtatttgtaaaatgttttacttattCTATCATTTGAGTATTTAGATAAATTAAGAAAGTCTAGTCATTGTAGTATGTGAGATTCTAGTATTGTTTTCTCCATTTAGATTGGCCCTTTAGAAATTTATATAAAAGTGGGATGGTCATACATTGAATTTGAAGTTTAGTTGGACTCACCTGCTTTTAACCTTATACAATGTGTTGATTGCATAACAGTCGGTTTTAGTGATTTGGCTGCTGGGTCGTCCAGCAGAGCACGTTGTGGAATCAGTTCGGCCATAGTTAGCACTGAGGATATTCAAAACACCAGCTCCTACAATTTAAGGAGTTTAGTATAAAAACAGGTTACTATGATTGAGGAAAGCAGCAGTAAAATATTTGAAGATAGCTTACATCCTGTACAGTACCTTGCAGTGTGCATGgtactgcatgtgtgcaaatgtgtgcacaGATCAGTTGCAAAAATTAGATAAGCAGTGCTGGGAGAGTAAGTCTGCACTGAAAGaattctgtgtatgtttggaaaCCATCGTTACTTAAGTTTCCTTATAAcataacaattatttaaattattgtaatagtTTGGGAGAAAGCCCACATCTTAACTTCCTGCCTCCTATGTAACTTCCTATACATACCCAACttcccctctgacctctgtgtcaaACTTTGTGCACCCCAACCATCCCATCACCTGTGCTTCTCCTCATCTCCTGCACTTATTCATTGGTTCTTTACCCAAAGTGAGATCTGGCTTTTTGACACAAAGCAGAACTCCAGCTCCAGTGCTTGGAGTTCCTTTCCCCcgctacagttatacagtttaCTCCTCAAACTGTATCTGATTAATTAAAGGCATGGTCTGCACTCACAAACAGTGGGAGGTACTGAGTTATTGTCTCATCATCTTGAATACATgaaatacatgtatattattaaaaacagacaTCTTTACTCAGTTTTTCTTGAATGTGCTTTATAGTTGGATTTAATAGGACATTGTCTCATCATTTTGATCATATAAGGGGATACATGTCAAAGAGAAGCCTGTACCAACCACATGTCAGAACAGCATTATTTCCTTCACAGGTCACACTGGTCTCTACAGgacacagaaaccacagcagaaataattgtttaattcctGTTAAATGTGACAATCCAAGACAAAGTTACATTTCTGCAAACATTTACCCTTGTTTGCGTTTAGTCATAGTTCAAAAATGCTAAAAGCCAAGGTAGATTTTCTTTGCCAAAGATTGTAGATCTAGATTGTAATGAGCCAGATTTATAAACAAGGCATTTTATTGTATGTAGAGAATACAACCAAACTTGAAATGAGCAAgaggtgtacgcaatcaaacaatgtAAGTACAAAACGAAACTACACATGATAGAGAAAACACGGAACGCTGAAGGGACTGAACATGACAGCTGAGATGTGATTCatactgttaaaatatttctattattaatatttataatgttaCAGTATGTAAACTtaataatgcataaataaatgctcATGTACAGATAAGTGACTGTAGTCACTGAtaatataaagaaattaattctTATAAACACAAAGAAGACATAAAGAAAGACCATGACAATGTTAACAGTGTGAGGAGTTGATGCTGTTGGTGCATTTAATACTTACCCGCATGAACAAGCAAGTCAGGAGCTACAGCCAACACTGACAAAAAGAGAacgagacaaaaagagactccTTTAACTACCTCTAAAACAGCCCAAACTGAATGTAAATCGGTCCTTGTCCTATGGTAGCATTCAATGCAATTTGGTGTTTTCCTTGGGCTAGTAAACAGATTTCATACTTAAAGAGTCCTGTGTTGGCTGCAGGATAACCTGCACTAAAAGTGCAATTAGTTTTTGCTTCAGAAACATGGACAGAACTTACGCATGAGTAGAGAGAGCTTCAGGAAGAacattgtgctgtgttgttggTCAGAGATGCAGTTGAGGCTTCAAGTGTTTATACCACTGGACCTGATCAGTATTTAAATGCCATAACCAGGAAGCATTTTTTTCAAGCAGGAAACACCCTTGAAGTATAACAAAAGTAATCTTCTCATTTCAATATATCTTTATTTTGTAGCTGACATTTGCTATAAGGAAGTTTAAACTGAATGTTACGGTAAGCCCCTCCTACCATCCCTGTCTCTATGGTTTCActtattagttcatgtatttaaaccctgccttgtttcctgtgtgtttgctggttatTGTTAAAGTATTGTTACTGGTTTTcattgtgcttttgtttgtttgtttgtttgtttgtttgttatatgtatTCCCAGACACTATGTTGGCACgtgttggctcactgaccctggcTCGTTCTTACAACTCTGAATATGgatttgcctttaataaatctcgctcttgtCAGCATGTGCATCTGCCTCACAATCACTCCACATTAAACTGAAGAATAACTGCAACATTATTGAATTTACATCCAAGTATCAAATTTACACATCCAAGAAAACAGACTTCTGACACACATCTGTGATATTGTATGTATTCCTTTTTGTAAATGATAACCTAATAAACCTGTTTTTaaccccccacccactctgGGTTTGTTATGGAAAATGGAGTTCccttgtttattgttcatcttCATCTCACTGATTAAGAGTTGCTGAAGCTCCATTTGTGTCAGCATTCAGCAGACAATTGAGACCAGAGGCGAAGCTTGGAGGATAAATGTGGCTGTGAATGTAGTTGCCGTGCAGCAGCCGCACACATGCTCTTTCACTCATTGATACAATCAATATGTgatatgtgaaatattttgagTATTTTACTATGCTACTGGAATCGCACTACATACAGCATGTTTTTAATCACACTAGGAAAGGGGGTGTGTCCCAGACATTGTATTTCCCTTTCGAGTTCAGAGTGGTTGGGATTCTTAAtcttctttttgtctttagGGAATTTGTTAGGTAGGAGGATGCTGGGGTCATTTTTCTTGTCACTGCTTGGGCTTTCAGCAGCTATCAGTGAAGCTGGCTCGTAGCACCACCAAGACGTTTATAGCTGTCTGGTGGCTCcagtgaaaatgaattaaaacagTTGAAATTGTAcattcatgtgtgcgtgtggcttATTCCTCCTTGCCATTTCTTCCTCAGGTTGTCCAAGCCTTTCACTCCCTTTTCCCCcttatttctttacatttatttagtttttgttcatgtttaccGTTAATTTTGCTTGTAACAGCATTTATGaagtttttttcttccacacaCTTCTATCCAGTGTGTTTTCTGAGGTGGTATGTAATGTCTTGATGTTTCAAAAGTATTTCAAAGTGCAGTTTATACTTATAGACTTACAAAAACAATTAGAAATGAGGCACCCAGTCTTTTTCAGTTCACGCATTTACAAGGCCAATTAGTTGGGTCACCTTGGTTTTTAAAGTCATATTGATAGTTCAAGGCATAGCTAGCCATTGTATGTCCCAGAAAGCGTACAGAACCCCAATTTTCCACAAGCCATACTGCAGAAATAACCTCAATATAATGCTATATGTAAGCTACATGGTGTTGGATTCCATCTTCCTTTTGAATTTTAtgctataaaacaaacatacaatttTCAATAAGAATAAGGACATTGCAGGTCAGCTGAATCATCAAAACCGTTTACACtttcataaacatacattttttgGTGATGCAAGTTAATGCCAGATATAAACTGGCAGATTTAAAGGCATATTTGGCCCagccaatttgtttttttttgttttttaaataactttttgaAGTTGCATTTTGAAACTGAATGAATGCTCATCCTCATGAATTATTTTAAGAGAAATTTGATGAAAGTCTGACAGCCAAGTGGAAAGACAGCTATAGGCACTGCAGGGTAACTGCAGATTTGGTCATCCAGCAGCAGGTCATTTGTGTGCCAGCACAGACATTTAGTGAGGGTAGAGTTGTACTGAAGAGGCCTGCAGATATTCAATGATCGTAGACTTATGCTGAATAGCTCTGCAGACATTGTAAGGATCTAAAAGCTATGAGAGACTTGTTGGTGATGAATCCTCAACAGTGCAACTGAGTCCACAGCTAAGACCTACATTACTAATTTATATAGGACTATACAGCACATAGGAGGTATAGCCAGAGCTAGCAGAGTCATATGTAAGCTTTGGGAAGGAGAACATGTTTCTTTTGAAGTGATACTGCAACAGCCACTgttacaaaacaagaaaaaaaagagagagagagagagatgcacactAGGGGAAGAGCCAAGATGCATATTTATGGCTGTTATGCCTGCAAGGTTAAATATTATGCCTGCCGCTGCAAGGATATCTTTGTTAACTTGGTCAAAGATCATTTTTATAACATGACCTACATTGGTTCAGCAGTGGCAGGACTCTTTCCTTCTGGTTatgtgtggtggaaattcaatgaaacggggagtcagatgtggataataagtaaaaaggttt
This window harbors:
- the LOC113578780 gene encoding rhamnose-binding lectin-like, which codes for MFFLKLSLLMLLAVAPDLLVHAETSVTCEGNNAVLTCGAGVLNILSANYGRTDSTTCSAGRPSSQITKTDCYAINTLYKVKSRCEGKSSCVVPAANSIFSDPCYGTYKYLRIKHSCVVHKTSVTCEGNNAVLTCGAGVLNIVSANYGRTDSTTCSAGRPSSQIAKTDCYATNTLSEVTNRCDGKSSCVVSATNSIFSDPCYGTYKYLSIKYSCVVHKTSVTCEGDNAVLTCGAGVLNILSANYGRTDSTTCSAGRYSEQITKTDCYGTNTLSEVTNRCEGKSSCVVPATNSVFSDPCYGTYKYLRIKHSCVVHKTSVTCEGDNAVLTCGAGVLNILSANYGRTDSTTCSAGRYSEQINKTDCYGTNTLSEVTNRCDGKSSCVVPATNSVFSDPCYGTYKYLSIKYSCVVHK